A DNA window from Turicibacter sp. TJ11 contains the following coding sequences:
- a CDS encoding FAD-dependent oxidoreductase, translating to MKHFSKRNAAIAIMIALSSTFVGCSANEGNEEVGISQSEKTFKAGTYTATGQGNNGSIKVEVVLSDTAIESITILESSETAGLGDTALQSLIEDIIAHQSLGVDTVTGASNSSKALLSAVEACLKEAGADVEALKEAIVKTGVNEEISTEIVVVGGGASGSAAALQAVEDGAKVTLVEMTASPAGQGTMAGGLFGTNSTQQQEQGKTVDGKWFYDQFINTSNYTANGGLLSKIIQRSGETVDWLIENGVNLILAHPSTGGYEEHKHTHPSSTIHGYVDGGTVAITTLHEQIENKGGEVLYSTKATELIIENGEIKGIKAEKEDGGILTIKADAVVLATGGFAGNEELVKKYFGEEVGTGRVATNIGTGIEMAISAGAAASYEDAITMHYGVNRGGTTWGSALNSALINPFLFVDVDGNRFMNEESFIFEPIKTSNVIKSLPKMTAYQIFDQTMIDIVKEQGPAGLTDVYTDELATDPTIFIEVGHEVNTAKAAEVAHTPADVMPDIEALVEAGSIIKADSVEELAEKLGMSHLVDTINRYNELAEAGEDTDHFKSAKYLDKLEGTLYAVKTTPSVFLGTLGGIDINDNGEVLDPNGKAIKGLFAAGCETNGVYGNSYVYFEGGTLGYAYGSGRIAGASAAQSVKAE from the coding sequence ATGAAACACTTTTCTAAACGTAACGCGGCAATCGCTATCATGATCGCTTTAAGTTCAACATTTGTTGGTTGCTCAGCTAACGAGGGAAATGAAGAAGTAGGGATTTCACAATCAGAAAAAACATTTAAAGCCGGAACTTATACAGCAACAGGACAAGGAAACAATGGTTCTATTAAAGTTGAAGTTGTTTTAAGTGACACAGCAATCGAAAGTATTACTATTTTAGAATCATCTGAGACAGCAGGTCTTGGGGATACTGCCTTACAATCATTAATTGAAGATATTATCGCACACCAAAGCTTAGGTGTTGATACAGTAACAGGAGCATCTAATAGTTCAAAAGCCTTATTAAGTGCTGTTGAAGCTTGTTTAAAAGAAGCGGGGGCTGATGTTGAAGCTTTAAAAGAAGCGATTGTTAAAACAGGAGTGAATGAAGAAATTTCAACAGAAATCGTTGTTGTTGGTGGAGGAGCTTCAGGAAGTGCTGCCGCTTTACAAGCTGTTGAAGATGGTGCAAAAGTTACGTTAGTTGAAATGACAGCTTCACCTGCTGGACAAGGAACAATGGCTGGTGGATTATTCGGAACAAATTCAACACAACAACAAGAACAAGGTAAAACAGTCGATGGAAAATGGTTCTATGACCAATTTATCAATACAAGTAACTACACAGCTAACGGTGGATTACTTTCAAAAATCATTCAAAGATCAGGTGAAACAGTTGACTGGTTAATTGAAAACGGAGTTAACTTAATCTTAGCACACCCATCAACAGGTGGATACGAAGAACATAAACATACACATCCTTCATCAACCATTCATGGATATGTTGATGGTGGGACAGTAGCTATCACAACATTACATGAACAAATTGAAAATAAAGGTGGAGAAGTTTTATACTCAACAAAAGCCACTGAATTAATCATCGAAAACGGTGAAATTAAAGGAATCAAAGCTGAAAAAGAAGATGGAGGAATCCTAACAATTAAAGCTGATGCAGTTGTTTTAGCAACTGGAGGATTCGCCGGAAATGAAGAATTAGTTAAAAAATATTTTGGAGAAGAAGTTGGAACAGGTCGCGTGGCGACAAACATCGGAACAGGAATTGAAATGGCAATTTCTGCAGGAGCTGCAGCAAGCTATGAAGACGCTATTACAATGCACTATGGAGTTAACCGCGGAGGTACAACTTGGGGATCAGCATTAAACTCTGCTTTAATTAACCCATTCCTTTTCGTTGATGTTGATGGAAATCGATTCATGAACGAAGAATCATTCATTTTTGAACCAATTAAAACGTCAAATGTTATTAAATCATTACCTAAAATGACAGCTTATCAAATCTTTGATCAAACAATGATTGATATCGTTAAAGAACAAGGACCAGCAGGATTAACAGACGTTTACACAGATGAATTAGCAACTGACCCAACCATCTTCATTGAAGTTGGACATGAAGTTAATACAGCTAAAGCAGCTGAAGTAGCACATACACCAGCAGACGTTATGCCTGATATTGAAGCTTTAGTTGAAGCTGGAAGTATTATTAAAGCTGACTCTGTAGAAGAATTAGCTGAAAAATTAGGAATGTCTCATTTAGTAGATACAATCAACCGTTATAACGAGTTAGCTGAGGCTGGTGAAGATACAGATCACTTCAAATCTGCTAAATACTTAGATAAATTAGAAGGAACATTATATGCTGTTAAAACAACGCCTTCTGTCTTCTTAGGAACATTAGGAGGAATTGACATTAACGATAATGGAGAAGTTTTAGATCCAAACGGTAAAGCCATTAAAGGATTATTTGCTGCAGGATGTGAAACAAACGGAGTTTACGGAAATAGCTATGTTTACTTCGAAGGTGGAACATTAGGATATGCTTACGGTTCAGGTCGTATTGCCGGAGCTAGTGCGGCACAAAGCGTTAAAGCTGAATAA
- a CDS encoding MerR family transcriptional regulator: MSHYKIGQLTKTMGVSSHLLKHYEKFGLIYPHKDEETNYRYYEFGQFGRLIQSKKYRNIGLSIKDTSDIVNSYDNESLNQHIKHHIKTLEQEISQLVIQKELTEQLYRESLQCDENLNQWYIEMMPTYYILKQSNNKELIEENHSIVNNQINLIDHLPLTESLIYMPQSNLTDSQFRYHWCLGIQEKFSINLGLTLDERFLTFPQHRAFVTYLKLPTPYTNNQLLIKTIKSLFDHYPFTCCGDLIGILIKTTQEEGKTFHYFKVYVPIE; encoded by the coding sequence ATGTCACATTATAAAATTGGGCAATTAACAAAAACTATGGGGGTTTCATCTCATCTACTTAAACATTATGAAAAGTTTGGCCTTATTTATCCACACAAAGATGAAGAAACAAATTATCGCTACTATGAATTTGGGCAATTTGGGCGATTAATTCAATCTAAAAAGTATCGTAACATTGGACTTTCGATTAAGGACACTTCCGATATTGTTAACTCTTACGATAACGAAAGTTTAAATCAACATATTAAACATCATATCAAAACACTGGAACAAGAAATTTCTCAGTTAGTTATTCAAAAAGAATTAACGGAACAATTATATAGAGAAAGTTTACAATGCGATGAAAACCTTAATCAATGGTATATTGAAATGATGCCAACTTACTACATCCTAAAGCAAAGTAATAATAAAGAACTTATTGAAGAAAATCATAGCATCGTTAACAATCAAATCAACTTAATTGATCATCTTCCTTTGACTGAATCCTTAATTTATATGCCTCAGTCGAATTTAACTGATTCTCAGTTTAGGTATCACTGGTGTTTAGGTATTCAAGAAAAGTTCTCGATAAACTTAGGTCTTACCCTTGATGAAAGATTTCTCACTTTTCCTCAGCACCGTGCGTTTGTCACTTATCTTAAACTCCCTACGCCATATACTAACAATCAACTTCTTATTAAAACGATTAAATCTCTTTTTGATCACTACCCTTTTACCTGTTGTGGGGATTTAATCGGCATATTAATTAAAACAACACAAGAAGAGGGAAAAACCTTTCACTATTTTAAAGTCTATGTTCCTATTGAATAA
- a CDS encoding GerMN domain-containing protein, with protein sequence MKKFMLSVFIVIFTLFGLVGCSSPANEEKNEANQSEPAKDNPLTDDTSQEQNSTLQNNDSNTDTDSTDDSNADETDSSEKDEVTQSKMSRLYYYDIEKDEMFYIDESVDVVDGAYINALTKGLKDNQNNEDFVTMNEETFVTSAKLDEESGILNIYFNDSFYLSTNLGSGIEVGFINALVNTYGYNYNVDKVAIYVEGKLYEDQRGTMPNGYFPVTAESATKYE encoded by the coding sequence ATGAAAAAATTTATGTTATCAGTTTTTATCGTTATCTTTACACTGTTTGGTTTAGTTGGGTGTTCTTCACCTGCTAATGAAGAAAAAAACGAGGCGAATCAATCAGAGCCAGCTAAAGATAATCCATTAACAGATGACACTTCACAAGAACAAAACTCCACACTACAGAACAATGATTCAAACACAGACACCGACTCCACCGATGATTCAAATGCTGATGAAACCGATTCATCTGAAAAAGATGAAGTCACACAATCTAAAATGAGTCGACTTTATTACTATGATATAGAAAAAGACGAAATGTTCTATATTGATGAATCAGTCGACGTCGTTGATGGAGCGTATATTAACGCTTTAACTAAAGGACTTAAAGATAATCAAAACAATGAAGATTTTGTTACAATGAATGAAGAGACATTTGTAACATCTGCTAAACTAGATGAGGAATCTGGCATATTAAATATTTATTTTAATGATAGCTTCTATCTCTCAACTAATTTAGGGTCAGGTATTGAAGTAGGATTTATTAATGCACTCGTCAATACTTACGGATATAACTACAATGTTGATAAAGTTGCTATTTATGTTGAAGGTAAACTCTACGAAGATCAACGAGGCACTATGCCAAATGGCTACTTTCCTGTAACAGCAGAGTCCGCAACTAAATATGAATAA